In Oncorhynchus tshawytscha isolate Ot180627B linkage group LG28, Otsh_v2.0, whole genome shotgun sequence, a genomic segment contains:
- the xcr1b.2 gene encoding chemokine XC receptor 1 isoform X1, with product MCSGSLSFYSINHVAAMDLTESWKTMVNETSSVNDSNYTDEDYGDKQLILLGDEFGGLEVTAGCFLVIFLLSVTEMDLTESWKTMVNETSSVNDSNYTDEDYGDKQLILLCDEVGGLEEVTAGCFLVIFLLSVTGNGLLLVALCHYEDLRRVTNLFILNLLTSDLLFTLTLPFWAVYQLSHWMFGDLACKLLTGAYFTGLYSSMMLLTSMTVYRCVIVVASRWTVVPRRRLRYALAACTASWVVSLAASLSDVISSQVQEVENGTRIFICEVSPGTTDEELGYYLQVSLLFVLPLIIIILCYSAILRTVLVTATRRQHRTVLVVFCIVVAFIVCWAPYNLFIFVMSVYTPVDCGVKERLHVVYVVCRIVAYAHCFLNPALYMLSHSFRRHLWSLLCCLMREEMVGQGGGGERSVGHSSSHVTPRPTGPAVVLQNPRENNYTATWMELRTEQE from the exons ATG tgtagtggctCTCTGTCATTCTATAGTATAAATCACGTTGCAGCGATGGACCTGACTGAGTCCTGGAAGACCATGGTGAATGAGACCAGCTCTGTGAATGACAGCAACTACACTGATGAAGACTATGGTGATAAACAGTTAATCCTGCTGGGTGACGAGTTCGGAGGGTTAGAGGTCACGGCTGGTTGCTTCCTGGTCATCTTCCTCCTCAGTGTCACAG AGATGGACCTGACTGAGTCCTGGAAGACCATGGTGAATGAGACCAGCTCTGTGAATGACAGCAACTACACTGATGAAGACTATGGTGATAAACAGTTAATCCTGCTGTGCGACGAGGTCGGAGGGTTAGAGGAGGTCACGGCTGGTTGCTTCCTGGTCATCTTCCTCCTCAGTGTCACAG GTAACGGATTGTTGCTGGTTGCCTTGTGTCATTATGAGGACCTAAGGAGGGTCACCAACCTGTTCATCCTAAACctgttgacctctgacctcctaTTTACCCTGACCCTGCCCTTCTGGGCCGTCTACCAACTCTCCCACTGGATGTTCGGTGACCTG GCCTGTAAGCTGTTGACGGGGGCATACTTCACCGGTCTCTACAGCAGTATGATGCTGCTCACCTCCATGACGGTGTACCGCTGTGTAATAGTCGTCGCGTCCCGCTGGACAGTCGTTCCCCGGAGACGACTGAGATACGCATTGGCCGCCTGCACGGCATCATGGGTAGTCAGCCTGGCTGCCTCCCTCAGTGATGTCATATCCTCCCAGGTACAGGAAGTGGAAAACGGGACAAGAATATTCATCTGTGAGGTCTCACCTGGAACTACGGACGAGGAG CTGGGCTACTACCTGCAGGTGTCCCTGCTCTTCGTCCTCCCTCTAATCATCATCATCCTCTGCTACAGTGCCATTCTCAGGACGGTCCTGGTAACTGCGACCAGGAGACAACACCGCACAGTGCTGGTGGTCTTCTGTATCGTGGTAGCTTTCATCGTCTGCTGGGCACCGTACAACCTATTCATATTCGTCATGTCTGTCTACACACCTGTAGACTGTGGGGTCAAGGAGCGGCTGCATGTTGTGTACGTTGTGTGTCGTATTGTGGCCTACGCCCACTGCTTCCTGAACCCTGCTCTCTACATGCTGTCTCACTCCTTCAGACGACATCTCTGGTCGCTGTTGTGCTGTCTGATGAGGGAGGAGATGGTAGggcaggggggaggaggggagaggagtgtgggACACAGTTCATCCCACGTCACCCCTAGACCAACCGGACCTGCTGTGGTGCTTCAGAACCCCAGAGAGAATAACTATACAGCTACATGGATGGAGCTAAGAACGGAGCAGGAATGA
- the xcr1b.2 gene encoding chemokine XC receptor 1 isoform X4, with protein sequence MDLTESWKTMVNETSSVNDSNYTDEDYGDKQLILLCDEVGGLEEVTAGCFLVIFLLSVTGNGLLLVALCHYEDLRRVTNLFILNLLTSDLLFTLTLPFWAVYQLSHWMFGDLACKLLTGAYFTGLYSSMMLLTSMTVYRCVIVVASRWTVVPRRRLRYALAACTASWVVSLAASLSDVISSQVQEVENGTRIFICEVSPGTTDEELGYYLQVSLLFVLPLIIIILCYSAILRTVLVTATRRQHRTVLVVFCIVVAFIVCWAPYNLFIFVMSVYTPVDCGVKERLHVVYVVCRIVAYAHCFLNPALYMLSHSFRRHLWSLLCCLMREEMVGQGGGGERSVGHSSSHVTPRPTGPAVVLQNPRENNYTATWMELRTEQE encoded by the exons ATGGACCTGACTGAGTCCTGGAAGACCATGGTGAATGAGACCAGCTCTGTGAATGACAGCAACTACACTGATGAAGACTATGGTGATAAACAGTTAATCCTGCTGTGCGACGAGGTCGGAGGGTTAGAGGAGGTCACGGCTGGTTGCTTCCTGGTCATCTTCCTCCTCAGTGTCACAG GTAACGGATTGTTGCTGGTTGCCTTGTGTCATTATGAGGACCTAAGGAGGGTCACCAACCTGTTCATCCTAAACctgttgacctctgacctcctaTTTACCCTGACCCTGCCCTTCTGGGCCGTCTACCAACTCTCCCACTGGATGTTCGGTGACCTG GCCTGTAAGCTGTTGACGGGGGCATACTTCACCGGTCTCTACAGCAGTATGATGCTGCTCACCTCCATGACGGTGTACCGCTGTGTAATAGTCGTCGCGTCCCGCTGGACAGTCGTTCCCCGGAGACGACTGAGATACGCATTGGCCGCCTGCACGGCATCATGGGTAGTCAGCCTGGCTGCCTCCCTCAGTGATGTCATATCCTCCCAGGTACAGGAAGTGGAAAACGGGACAAGAATATTCATCTGTGAGGTCTCACCTGGAACTACGGACGAGGAG CTGGGCTACTACCTGCAGGTGTCCCTGCTCTTCGTCCTCCCTCTAATCATCATCATCCTCTGCTACAGTGCCATTCTCAGGACGGTCCTGGTAACTGCGACCAGGAGACAACACCGCACAGTGCTGGTGGTCTTCTGTATCGTGGTAGCTTTCATCGTCTGCTGGGCACCGTACAACCTATTCATATTCGTCATGTCTGTCTACACACCTGTAGACTGTGGGGTCAAGGAGCGGCTGCATGTTGTGTACGTTGTGTGTCGTATTGTGGCCTACGCCCACTGCTTCCTGAACCCTGCTCTCTACATGCTGTCTCACTCCTTCAGACGACATCTCTGGTCGCTGTTGTGCTGTCTGATGAGGGAGGAGATGGTAGggcaggggggaggaggggagaggagtgtgggACACAGTTCATCCCACGTCACCCCTAGACCAACCGGACCTGCTGTGGTGCTTCAGAACCCCAGAGAGAATAACTATACAGCTACATGGATGGAGCTAAGAACGGAGCAGGAATGA
- the xcr1b.2 gene encoding chemokine XC receptor 1 isoform X2: protein MDLTESWKTMVNETSSVNDSNYTDEDYGDKQLILLGDEFGGLEVTAGCFLVIFLLSVTEMDLTESWKTMVNETSSVNDSNYTDEDYGDKQLILLCDEVGGLEEVTAGCFLVIFLLSVTGNGLLLVALCHYEDLRRVTNLFILNLLTSDLLFTLTLPFWAVYQLSHWMFGDLACKLLTGAYFTGLYSSMMLLTSMTVYRCVIVVASRWTVVPRRRLRYALAACTASWVVSLAASLSDVISSQVQEVENGTRIFICEVSPGTTDEELGYYLQVSLLFVLPLIIIILCYSAILRTVLVTATRRQHRTVLVVFCIVVAFIVCWAPYNLFIFVMSVYTPVDCGVKERLHVVYVVCRIVAYAHCFLNPALYMLSHSFRRHLWSLLCCLMREEMVGQGGGGERSVGHSSSHVTPRPTGPAVVLQNPRENNYTATWMELRTEQE, encoded by the exons ATGGACCTGACTGAGTCCTGGAAGACCATGGTGAATGAGACCAGCTCTGTGAATGACAGCAACTACACTGATGAAGACTATGGTGATAAACAGTTAATCCTGCTGGGTGACGAGTTCGGAGGGTTAGAGGTCACGGCTGGTTGCTTCCTGGTCATCTTCCTCCTCAGTGTCACAG AGATGGACCTGACTGAGTCCTGGAAGACCATGGTGAATGAGACCAGCTCTGTGAATGACAGCAACTACACTGATGAAGACTATGGTGATAAACAGTTAATCCTGCTGTGCGACGAGGTCGGAGGGTTAGAGGAGGTCACGGCTGGTTGCTTCCTGGTCATCTTCCTCCTCAGTGTCACAG GTAACGGATTGTTGCTGGTTGCCTTGTGTCATTATGAGGACCTAAGGAGGGTCACCAACCTGTTCATCCTAAACctgttgacctctgacctcctaTTTACCCTGACCCTGCCCTTCTGGGCCGTCTACCAACTCTCCCACTGGATGTTCGGTGACCTG GCCTGTAAGCTGTTGACGGGGGCATACTTCACCGGTCTCTACAGCAGTATGATGCTGCTCACCTCCATGACGGTGTACCGCTGTGTAATAGTCGTCGCGTCCCGCTGGACAGTCGTTCCCCGGAGACGACTGAGATACGCATTGGCCGCCTGCACGGCATCATGGGTAGTCAGCCTGGCTGCCTCCCTCAGTGATGTCATATCCTCCCAGGTACAGGAAGTGGAAAACGGGACAAGAATATTCATCTGTGAGGTCTCACCTGGAACTACGGACGAGGAG CTGGGCTACTACCTGCAGGTGTCCCTGCTCTTCGTCCTCCCTCTAATCATCATCATCCTCTGCTACAGTGCCATTCTCAGGACGGTCCTGGTAACTGCGACCAGGAGACAACACCGCACAGTGCTGGTGGTCTTCTGTATCGTGGTAGCTTTCATCGTCTGCTGGGCACCGTACAACCTATTCATATTCGTCATGTCTGTCTACACACCTGTAGACTGTGGGGTCAAGGAGCGGCTGCATGTTGTGTACGTTGTGTGTCGTATTGTGGCCTACGCCCACTGCTTCCTGAACCCTGCTCTCTACATGCTGTCTCACTCCTTCAGACGACATCTCTGGTCGCTGTTGTGCTGTCTGATGAGGGAGGAGATGGTAGggcaggggggaggaggggagaggagtgtgggACACAGTTCATCCCACGTCACCCCTAGACCAACCGGACCTGCTGTGGTGCTTCAGAACCCCAGAGAGAATAACTATACAGCTACATGGATGGAGCTAAGAACGGAGCAGGAATGA
- the xcr1b.2 gene encoding chemokine XC receptor 1 isoform X3, translating to MCSGSLSFYSINHVAAMDLTESWKTMVNETSSVNDSNYTDEDYGDKQLILLGDEFGGLEVTAGCFLVIFLLSVTGNGLLLVALCHYEDLRRVTNLFILNLLTSDLLFTLTLPFWAVYQLSHWMFGDLACKLLTGAYFTGLYSSMMLLTSMTVYRCVIVVASRWTVVPRRRLRYALAACTASWVVSLAASLSDVISSQVQEVENGTRIFICEVSPGTTDEELGYYLQVSLLFVLPLIIIILCYSAILRTVLVTATRRQHRTVLVVFCIVVAFIVCWAPYNLFIFVMSVYTPVDCGVKERLHVVYVVCRIVAYAHCFLNPALYMLSHSFRRHLWSLLCCLMREEMVGQGGGGERSVGHSSSHVTPRPTGPAVVLQNPRENNYTATWMELRTEQE from the exons ATG tgtagtggctCTCTGTCATTCTATAGTATAAATCACGTTGCAGCGATGGACCTGACTGAGTCCTGGAAGACCATGGTGAATGAGACCAGCTCTGTGAATGACAGCAACTACACTGATGAAGACTATGGTGATAAACAGTTAATCCTGCTGGGTGACGAGTTCGGAGGGTTAGAGGTCACGGCTGGTTGCTTCCTGGTCATCTTCCTCCTCAGTGTCACAG GTAACGGATTGTTGCTGGTTGCCTTGTGTCATTATGAGGACCTAAGGAGGGTCACCAACCTGTTCATCCTAAACctgttgacctctgacctcctaTTTACCCTGACCCTGCCCTTCTGGGCCGTCTACCAACTCTCCCACTGGATGTTCGGTGACCTG GCCTGTAAGCTGTTGACGGGGGCATACTTCACCGGTCTCTACAGCAGTATGATGCTGCTCACCTCCATGACGGTGTACCGCTGTGTAATAGTCGTCGCGTCCCGCTGGACAGTCGTTCCCCGGAGACGACTGAGATACGCATTGGCCGCCTGCACGGCATCATGGGTAGTCAGCCTGGCTGCCTCCCTCAGTGATGTCATATCCTCCCAGGTACAGGAAGTGGAAAACGGGACAAGAATATTCATCTGTGAGGTCTCACCTGGAACTACGGACGAGGAG CTGGGCTACTACCTGCAGGTGTCCCTGCTCTTCGTCCTCCCTCTAATCATCATCATCCTCTGCTACAGTGCCATTCTCAGGACGGTCCTGGTAACTGCGACCAGGAGACAACACCGCACAGTGCTGGTGGTCTTCTGTATCGTGGTAGCTTTCATCGTCTGCTGGGCACCGTACAACCTATTCATATTCGTCATGTCTGTCTACACACCTGTAGACTGTGGGGTCAAGGAGCGGCTGCATGTTGTGTACGTTGTGTGTCGTATTGTGGCCTACGCCCACTGCTTCCTGAACCCTGCTCTCTACATGCTGTCTCACTCCTTCAGACGACATCTCTGGTCGCTGTTGTGCTGTCTGATGAGGGAGGAGATGGTAGggcaggggggaggaggggagaggagtgtgggACACAGTTCATCCCACGTCACCCCTAGACCAACCGGACCTGCTGTGGTGCTTCAGAACCCCAGAGAGAATAACTATACAGCTACATGGATGGAGCTAAGAACGGAGCAGGAATGA